Proteins from a single region of Drosophila biarmipes strain raj3 chromosome 3R, RU_DBia_V1.1, whole genome shotgun sequence:
- the LOC108025300 gene encoding sodium-coupled monocarboxylate transporter 1 isoform X3, which translates to MSTTADPVALGVGVELGSNSPPVADEAVVAKTSTTVASVIAKTVAVISNAVSTGATSSSTPTSSSTTTTTTTSTTPTPTQSLPPSPEDADQKLSVKDLSQALQHFGIVDYLVFIAMLAVCAVIGFYFGFIEKKQKKQKLAQKDGGGAAGVEERRGSEALDYLVGGRQMKVFPVALSLVASFVSGISLLGTSTEIYVYGTQYAFILVTLAISGAISWYIFLPVFCNLQLTSTYEYFEMRFNKSVRLLSSAFFTIANLIWLPIVIYVPALAFNQVTGINVHVITPIVCLVCIFYTTAGGLKAVVWTDVIQTVIMVGAIVFVIVKGTYDLGGLGVVIQRNFDSGRIEWPEWTFDPKVRMSMMAMLLGHVAHNTYNLGCNQMITQRYLSLPGIKEMAHCSFLFILGLVVLMAVCLYNGLLLSATYYDCDPLTTKLASAKDQLVPLLVVQSMSAFPGIPGMFVAGVFSAALSSLSTGMNSLAAVFLEDYIRPLMRKPLTEHQTAVTMRVCTVIIGVVSVALVFVVEQMGSHVMQLSMTVGSIVQGPLMGLFVMGLLCPSINSKSAIAGSLCSFFFMGWLCLSAQLAINAGEITFEAKPVSVEGCDYEFDRDLLTPANATLPLTEPESLSFAQQLYNISFMFYSFMGITVGVVTAHLAGFIFGRNKAEDVDVELISPAIRGFYKSSYSSVKLDENALKSFNEKS; encoded by the exons ATGTCAACCACTGCCGATCCCGTGGCGCTGGGAGTGGGCGTGGAGTTGGGCTCGAACTCCCCCCCTGTGGCGGATGAGGCTGTGGTGGCCAAAACCTCCACGACGGTGGCCAGTGTGATTGCCAAGACAGTGGCCGTAATTAGCAATGCGGTCTCAACTGGCGCCACTTCCTCATCCACACCCACTTCCTCgtcgaccaccaccaccaccaccacctccaccacgcccactcccactcAATCATTACCCCCTTCCCCGGAGGATGCCGACCAGAAACTCAGCGTGAAGGATTTGAGCCAGGCCCTGCAGCACTTCGGCATTGTTGATTACTTGGTCTTCATCGCCATGCTGGCGGTCTGCGCCGTCATCGGCTTCTATTTCGGCTTCATCGAGAAGAAGCAGAAGAAGCAAAAGCTGGCCCAGAAGGACGGAGGCGGGGCGGCGGGCGTCGAGGAGAGGCGTGGCTCGGAGGCGCTGGACTACCTGGTGGGCGGGCGCCAAATGAAAGTGTTTCCGGTCGCGCTGTCACTTGTGGCCAG CTTCGTGTCTGGAATTTCGCTGCTGGGAACCTCGACGGAGATCTATGTGTACGGCACGCAGTACGCCTTCATCCTGGTCACCCTGGCCATCTCGGGAGCCATCTCCTGGTACATCTTCCTGCCCGTCTTCTGCAACCTCCAGCTGACTTCCACCTATGAG taCTTCGAAATGCGCTTTAACAAATCGGTTCGCCTGCTGAGCTCCGCCTTCTTCACCATTGCAAAT TTGATCTGGCTGCCCATTGTCATCTATGTCCCAGCCTTGGCCTTTAATCAAg TTACTGGAATAAATGTCCATGTCATCACGCCCATCGTTTGCCTCGTCTGCATATTCTACACGACGGCCGGGGGCCTGAAGGCAGTTGTCTGGACAGATGTGATCCAAACCGTCATCATGGTGGGAGCGATTGTCTTCGTCATCGTCAAGGGCACCTACGATTTGGGCGGCCTGGGCGTGGTTATTCAGCGGAATTTCGACAGCGGACGCATCGAGTGGCCTGA ATGGACGTTTGATCCCAAGGTGCGGATGTCCATGATGGCCATGTTGCTGGGACACGTGGCCCACAACACCTACAATCTCGGCTGCAACCAGATGATCACCCAGCGTTACTTGTCCCTACCAGGAATCAAGGAGATGGCCCACTGCTCGTTCCTCTTCATCCTCGGATTGGTGGTTTTGATGGCCGTCTGCCTGTACAATGGACTCCTGCTGTCCGCCACCTACTACGACTGCGATCCCTTGACCACGAAG TTGGCATCGGCCAAGGACCAGCTGGTTCCCCTGCTCGTGGTGCAATCCATGAGCGCTTTTCCCGGAATTCCCGGCATGTTTGTGGCCGGAGTGTTCAGTGCAGCCCTTAGTTCCCTGTCCACGGGTATGAACTCGCTGGCTGCGGTTTTCCTGGAGGATTACATCAGACCCTTGATGAGGAAGCCCCTTACGGAACACCAGACGGCCGTCACGATGCGTGTCTGTACAGTGATCATTGGAGTCGTGAGTGTGGCCCTGGTCTTCGTGGTCGAGCAAATGGGCTCCCATGTGATGCAGCTCTCCATGACCGTGGGTTCCATAGTCCAGGGTCCTCTTATGGGTCTTTTCGTGATGGGCCTGCTGTGCCCAAGCATCAACTCAAAG AGCGCCATAGCGGGGTCCCTTTGCTCATTCTTCTTCATGGGCTGGCTGTGCCTTTCAGCCCAGTTGGCCATCAACGCTGGAGAAATTACGTTCGAAGCCAAACCAGTTAGTGTAGAAGGCTGTGACTATGAGTTCGACCGTGACTTATTGACCCCTGCCAATGCCACCCTACCCTTGACAGAACCTGA ATCTCTTAGCTTTGCCCAGCAGCTGTACAACATATCCTTTATGTTCTACAGCTTTATGGGCATCACAGTGGGCGTGGTCACCGCCCATCTGGCTGGCTTTATCTTTGGTCGCAATAAGGCCGAAGATGTCGATGTGGAGTTGATATCGCCAGCTATTCGCGGGTTTTACAAGTCCAGCTATTCGAGTGTGAAGCTGGACGAGAACGCCTTGAAAAGTTTCAATGAGAAGTCGTAG
- the LOC108025300 gene encoding sodium-coupled monocarboxylate transporter 1 isoform X4 has protein sequence MSTTADPVALGVGVELGSNSPPVADEAVVAKTSTTVASVIAKTVAVISNAVSTGATSSSTPTSSSTTTTTTTSTTPTPTQSLPPSPEDADQKLSVKDLSQALQHFGIVDYLVFIAMLAVCAVIGFYFGFIEKKQKKQKLAQKDGGGAAGVEERRGSEALDYLVGGRQMKVFPVALSLVASFVSGISLLGTSTEIYVYGTQYAFILVTLAISGAISWYIFLPVFCNLQLTSTYEYFEMRFNKSVRLLSSAFFTIANLIWLPIVIYVPALAFNQVTGINIHIITPIVCLVCIFYTTAGGLKAVVWTDVIQTVIMIGAVIFVIIKGTLDVGGLGVVIQRNFDSGRIEWPELTFDPKVRMSMFALMVGYVGHNTYQFGCNQMMTQRYMSLPGVKEMAHTSFLFIVGLTLLFALCLYNGLLLFATYYDCDPLTTKLASAKDQLVPLLVVQSMSAFPGIPGMFVAGVFSAALSSLSTGMNSLAAVFLEDYIRPLMRKPLTEHQTAVTMRVCTVIIGVVSVALVFVVEQMGSHVMQLSMTVGSIVQGPLMGLFVMGLLCPSINSKSAIAGSLCSFFFMGWLCLSAQLAINAGEITFEAKPVSVEGCDYEFDRDLLTPANATLPLTEPESLSFAQQLYNISFMFYSFMGITVGVVTAHLAGFIFGRNKAEDVDVELISPAIRGFYKSSYSSVKLDENALKSFNEKS, from the exons ATGTCAACCACTGCCGATCCCGTGGCGCTGGGAGTGGGCGTGGAGTTGGGCTCGAACTCCCCCCCTGTGGCGGATGAGGCTGTGGTGGCCAAAACCTCCACGACGGTGGCCAGTGTGATTGCCAAGACAGTGGCCGTAATTAGCAATGCGGTCTCAACTGGCGCCACTTCCTCATCCACACCCACTTCCTCgtcgaccaccaccaccaccaccacctccaccacgcccactcccactcAATCATTACCCCCTTCCCCGGAGGATGCCGACCAGAAACTCAGCGTGAAGGATTTGAGCCAGGCCCTGCAGCACTTCGGCATTGTTGATTACTTGGTCTTCATCGCCATGCTGGCGGTCTGCGCCGTCATCGGCTTCTATTTCGGCTTCATCGAGAAGAAGCAGAAGAAGCAAAAGCTGGCCCAGAAGGACGGAGGCGGGGCGGCGGGCGTCGAGGAGAGGCGTGGCTCGGAGGCGCTGGACTACCTGGTGGGCGGGCGCCAAATGAAAGTGTTTCCGGTCGCGCTGTCACTTGTGGCCAG CTTCGTGTCTGGAATTTCGCTGCTGGGAACCTCGACGGAGATCTATGTGTACGGCACGCAGTACGCCTTCATCCTGGTCACCCTGGCCATCTCGGGAGCCATCTCCTGGTACATCTTCCTGCCCGTCTTCTGCAACCTCCAGCTGACTTCCACCTATGAG taCTTCGAAATGCGCTTTAACAAATCGGTTCGCCTGCTGAGCTCCGCCTTCTTCACCATTGCAAAT TTGATCTGGCTGCCCATTGTCATCTATGTCCCAGCCTTGGCCTTTAATCAAg TTACTGGAATAAATATCCACATTATAACGCCCATCGTGTGCCTGGTCTGCATTTTCTACACGACTGCCGGGGGCCTGAAGGCCGTTGTCTGGACAGATGTGATCCAAACCGTCATTATGATAGGAGCGGTTATCTTTGTCATTATCAAGGGCACCCTCGATGTGGGCGGACTGGGCGTGGTGATTCAGAGGAATTTCGACAGCGGACGCATCGAGTGGCCTGA ACTCACTTTCGATCCCAAAGTTCGCATGTCCATGTTTGCTTTGATGGTTGGCTATGTTGGCCACAATACCTACCAATTTGGCTGCAACCAAATGATGACCCAGCGGTACATGTCCCTTCCCGGTGTTAAGGAGATGGCCCACACGTCCTTTCTTTTCATTGTCGGGCTGACTCTTTTGTTTGCACTGTGCCTGTATAATGGTCTCCTGCTTTTCGCAACTTACTACGACTGCGATCCATTGACCACTAAG TTGGCATCGGCCAAGGACCAGCTGGTTCCCCTGCTCGTGGTGCAATCCATGAGCGCTTTTCCCGGAATTCCCGGCATGTTTGTGGCCGGAGTGTTCAGTGCAGCCCTTAGTTCCCTGTCCACGGGTATGAACTCGCTGGCTGCGGTTTTCCTGGAGGATTACATCAGACCCTTGATGAGGAAGCCCCTTACGGAACACCAGACGGCCGTCACGATGCGTGTCTGTACAGTGATCATTGGAGTCGTGAGTGTGGCCCTGGTCTTCGTGGTCGAGCAAATGGGCTCCCATGTGATGCAGCTCTCCATGACCGTGGGTTCCATAGTCCAGGGTCCTCTTATGGGTCTTTTCGTGATGGGCCTGCTGTGCCCAAGCATCAACTCAAAG AGCGCCATAGCGGGGTCCCTTTGCTCATTCTTCTTCATGGGCTGGCTGTGCCTTTCAGCCCAGTTGGCCATCAACGCTGGAGAAATTACGTTCGAAGCCAAACCAGTTAGTGTAGAAGGCTGTGACTATGAGTTCGACCGTGACTTATTGACCCCTGCCAATGCCACCCTACCCTTGACAGAACCTGA ATCTCTTAGCTTTGCCCAGCAGCTGTACAACATATCCTTTATGTTCTACAGCTTTATGGGCATCACAGTGGGCGTGGTCACCGCCCATCTGGCTGGCTTTATCTTTGGTCGCAATAAGGCCGAAGATGTCGATGTGGAGTTGATATCGCCAGCTATTCGCGGGTTTTACAAGTCCAGCTATTCGAGTGTGAAGCTGGACGAGAACGCCTTGAAAAGTTTCAATGAGAAGTCGTAG
- the LOC108025300 gene encoding sodium-coupled monocarboxylate transporter 1 isoform X5: MSTTADPVALGVGVELGSNSPPVADEAVVAKTSTTVASVIAKTVAVISNAVSTGATSSSTPTSSSTTTTTTTSTTPTPTQSLPPSPEDADQKLSVKDLSQALQHFGIVDYLVFIAMLAVCAVIGFYFGFIEKKQKKQKLAQKDGGGAAGVEERRGSEALDYLVGGRQMKVFPVALSLVASFVSGISLLGTSTEIYVYGTQYAFILVTLAISGAISWYIFLPVFCNLQLTSTYEYFEMRFNKSVRLLSSAFFTIANLIWLPIVIYVPALAFNQVTGINIHIITPIVCLVCIFYTTAGGLKAVVWTDVIQTVIMIGAVIFVIIKGTLDVGGLGVVIQRNFDSGRIEWPEWTFDPKVRMSMMAMLLGHVAHNTYNLGCNQMITQRYLSLPGIKEMAHCSFLFILGLVVLMAVCLYNGLLLSATYYDCDPLTTKLASAKDQLVPLLVVQSMSAFPGIPGMFVAGVFSAALSSLSTGMNSLAAVFLEDYIRPLMRKPLTEHQTAVTMRVCTVIIGVVSVALVFVVEQMGSHVMQLSMTVGSIVQGPLMGLFVMGLLCPSINSKSAIAGSLCSFFFMGWLCLSAQLAINAGEITFEAKPVSVEGCDYEFDRDLLTPANATLPLTEPESLSFAQQLYNISFMFYSFMGITVGVVTAHLAGFIFGRNKAEDVDVELISPAIRGFYKSSYSSVKLDENALKSFNEKS; this comes from the exons ATGTCAACCACTGCCGATCCCGTGGCGCTGGGAGTGGGCGTGGAGTTGGGCTCGAACTCCCCCCCTGTGGCGGATGAGGCTGTGGTGGCCAAAACCTCCACGACGGTGGCCAGTGTGATTGCCAAGACAGTGGCCGTAATTAGCAATGCGGTCTCAACTGGCGCCACTTCCTCATCCACACCCACTTCCTCgtcgaccaccaccaccaccaccacctccaccacgcccactcccactcAATCATTACCCCCTTCCCCGGAGGATGCCGACCAGAAACTCAGCGTGAAGGATTTGAGCCAGGCCCTGCAGCACTTCGGCATTGTTGATTACTTGGTCTTCATCGCCATGCTGGCGGTCTGCGCCGTCATCGGCTTCTATTTCGGCTTCATCGAGAAGAAGCAGAAGAAGCAAAAGCTGGCCCAGAAGGACGGAGGCGGGGCGGCGGGCGTCGAGGAGAGGCGTGGCTCGGAGGCGCTGGACTACCTGGTGGGCGGGCGCCAAATGAAAGTGTTTCCGGTCGCGCTGTCACTTGTGGCCAG CTTCGTGTCTGGAATTTCGCTGCTGGGAACCTCGACGGAGATCTATGTGTACGGCACGCAGTACGCCTTCATCCTGGTCACCCTGGCCATCTCGGGAGCCATCTCCTGGTACATCTTCCTGCCCGTCTTCTGCAACCTCCAGCTGACTTCCACCTATGAG taCTTCGAAATGCGCTTTAACAAATCGGTTCGCCTGCTGAGCTCCGCCTTCTTCACCATTGCAAAT TTGATCTGGCTGCCCATTGTCATCTATGTCCCAGCCTTGGCCTTTAATCAAg TTACTGGAATAAATATCCACATTATAACGCCCATCGTGTGCCTGGTCTGCATTTTCTACACGACTGCCGGGGGCCTGAAGGCCGTTGTCTGGACAGATGTGATCCAAACCGTCATTATGATAGGAGCGGTTATCTTTGTCATTATCAAGGGCACCCTCGATGTGGGCGGACTGGGCGTGGTGATTCAGAGGAATTTCGACAGCGGACGCATCGAGTGGCCTGA ATGGACGTTTGATCCCAAGGTGCGGATGTCCATGATGGCCATGTTGCTGGGACACGTGGCCCACAACACCTACAATCTCGGCTGCAACCAGATGATCACCCAGCGTTACTTGTCCCTACCAGGAATCAAGGAGATGGCCCACTGCTCGTTCCTCTTCATCCTCGGATTGGTGGTTTTGATGGCCGTCTGCCTGTACAATGGACTCCTGCTGTCCGCCACCTACTACGACTGCGATCCCTTGACCACGAAG TTGGCATCGGCCAAGGACCAGCTGGTTCCCCTGCTCGTGGTGCAATCCATGAGCGCTTTTCCCGGAATTCCCGGCATGTTTGTGGCCGGAGTGTTCAGTGCAGCCCTTAGTTCCCTGTCCACGGGTATGAACTCGCTGGCTGCGGTTTTCCTGGAGGATTACATCAGACCCTTGATGAGGAAGCCCCTTACGGAACACCAGACGGCCGTCACGATGCGTGTCTGTACAGTGATCATTGGAGTCGTGAGTGTGGCCCTGGTCTTCGTGGTCGAGCAAATGGGCTCCCATGTGATGCAGCTCTCCATGACCGTGGGTTCCATAGTCCAGGGTCCTCTTATGGGTCTTTTCGTGATGGGCCTGCTGTGCCCAAGCATCAACTCAAAG AGCGCCATAGCGGGGTCCCTTTGCTCATTCTTCTTCATGGGCTGGCTGTGCCTTTCAGCCCAGTTGGCCATCAACGCTGGAGAAATTACGTTCGAAGCCAAACCAGTTAGTGTAGAAGGCTGTGACTATGAGTTCGACCGTGACTTATTGACCCCTGCCAATGCCACCCTACCCTTGACAGAACCTGA ATCTCTTAGCTTTGCCCAGCAGCTGTACAACATATCCTTTATGTTCTACAGCTTTATGGGCATCACAGTGGGCGTGGTCACCGCCCATCTGGCTGGCTTTATCTTTGGTCGCAATAAGGCCGAAGATGTCGATGTGGAGTTGATATCGCCAGCTATTCGCGGGTTTTACAAGTCCAGCTATTCGAGTGTGAAGCTGGACGAGAACGCCTTGAAAAGTTTCAATGAGAAGTCGTAG
- the LOC108025300 gene encoding sodium-coupled monocarboxylate transporter 1 isoform X2, with the protein MSTTADPVALGVGVELGSNSPPVADEAVVAKTSTTVASVIAKTVAVISNAVSTGATSSSTPTSSSTTTTTTTSTTPTPTQSLPPSPEDADQKLSVKDLSQALQHFGIVDYLVFIAMLAVCAVIGFYFGFIEKKQKKQKLAQKDGGGAAGVEERRGSEALDYLVGGRQMKVFPVALSLVASFVSGISLLGTSTEIYVYGTQYAFILVTLAISGAISWYIFLPVFCNLQLTSTYEYFEMRFNKSVRLLSSAFFTIANLIWLPIVIYVPALAFNQVTGINIHIITPIVCLVCIFYTTAGGLKAVVWTDVIQTVIMIGAVIFVIIKGTLDVGGLGVVIQRNFDSGRIEWPELTFDPKVRMSMFALMVGYVGHNTYQFGCNQMMTQRYMSLPGVKEMAHTSFLFIVGLTLLFALCLYNGLLLFATYYDCDPLTTKLASAKDQLVPLLVVQSMSSFPGVAGMFVAGVFSAALSSLSTGMNSLSAVFLEDYIKPMAKKPLTEHQTAVTVRLCTVIIGVVSVALVFVVERMSSHVLQLGITIGSVVQGPLLSLFTMGLLCPSINSKSAITGSLVAFLFMGWLSISAQIAINSGEIHSPEKPVSIEGCDYEFDRSLVTPANATLPGAETPSLSFAEQLYHISFLFYTCMGGTVGVIAGHLAGFIFGRNKAGDIEDELLSPCIRRFQKARYTSVNLNEKSMRSSNEKS; encoded by the exons ATGTCAACCACTGCCGATCCCGTGGCGCTGGGAGTGGGCGTGGAGTTGGGCTCGAACTCCCCCCCTGTGGCGGATGAGGCTGTGGTGGCCAAAACCTCCACGACGGTGGCCAGTGTGATTGCCAAGACAGTGGCCGTAATTAGCAATGCGGTCTCAACTGGCGCCACTTCCTCATCCACACCCACTTCCTCgtcgaccaccaccaccaccaccacctccaccacgcccactcccactcAATCATTACCCCCTTCCCCGGAGGATGCCGACCAGAAACTCAGCGTGAAGGATTTGAGCCAGGCCCTGCAGCACTTCGGCATTGTTGATTACTTGGTCTTCATCGCCATGCTGGCGGTCTGCGCCGTCATCGGCTTCTATTTCGGCTTCATCGAGAAGAAGCAGAAGAAGCAAAAGCTGGCCCAGAAGGACGGAGGCGGGGCGGCGGGCGTCGAGGAGAGGCGTGGCTCGGAGGCGCTGGACTACCTGGTGGGCGGGCGCCAAATGAAAGTGTTTCCGGTCGCGCTGTCACTTGTGGCCAG CTTCGTGTCTGGAATTTCGCTGCTGGGAACCTCGACGGAGATCTATGTGTACGGCACGCAGTACGCCTTCATCCTGGTCACCCTGGCCATCTCGGGAGCCATCTCCTGGTACATCTTCCTGCCCGTCTTCTGCAACCTCCAGCTGACTTCCACCTATGAG taCTTCGAAATGCGCTTTAACAAATCGGTTCGCCTGCTGAGCTCCGCCTTCTTCACCATTGCAAAT TTGATCTGGCTGCCCATTGTCATCTATGTCCCAGCCTTGGCCTTTAATCAAg TTACTGGAATAAATATCCACATTATAACGCCCATCGTGTGCCTGGTCTGCATTTTCTACACGACTGCCGGGGGCCTGAAGGCCGTTGTCTGGACAGATGTGATCCAAACCGTCATTATGATAGGAGCGGTTATCTTTGTCATTATCAAGGGCACCCTCGATGTGGGCGGACTGGGCGTGGTGATTCAGAGGAATTTCGACAGCGGACGCATCGAGTGGCCTGA ACTCACTTTCGATCCCAAAGTTCGCATGTCCATGTTTGCTTTGATGGTTGGCTATGTTGGCCACAATACCTACCAATTTGGCTGCAACCAAATGATGACCCAGCGGTACATGTCCCTTCCCGGTGTTAAGGAGATGGCCCACACGTCCTTTCTTTTCATTGTCGGGCTGACTCTTTTGTTTGCACTGTGCCTGTATAATGGTCTCCTGCTTTTCGCAACTTACTACGACTGCGATCCATTGACCACTAAG TTGGCATCGGCCAAGGACCAGCTGGTTCCCCTGCTCGTGGTGCAGTCCATGAGCTCCTTTCCCGGAGTGGCCGGCATGTTTGTGGCCGGAGTGTTTAGTGCCGCCCTCAGTTCCCTGTCCACGGGCATGAACTCCCTGTCCGCTGTCTTTCTGGAGGATTACATTAAGCCCATGGCGAAGAAACCCCTTACGGAACACCAGACAGCCGTGACCGTGCGTCTCTGTACGGTGATCATTGGAGTGGTCAGTGTGGCCCTGGTCTTCGTGGTCGAGCGGATGAGCTCCCACGTCCTGCAGCTGGGCATTACCATTGGATCGGTGGTCCAGGGTCCGCTGCTTAGTCTGTTTACCATGGGCCTGCTTTGCCCAAGTATCAACTCCAAA AGCGCCATTACGGGATCCCTTGTTGCCTTCCTCTTCATGGGCTGGCTTAGTATTTCGGCCCAAATCGCCATTAACTCCGGGGAAATTCACTCCCCGGAAAAGCCAGTCAGCATCGAGGGCTGTGATTATGAGTTCGACCGTTCCCTGGTGACCCCCGCAAATGCCACCCTTCCTGGAGCAGAAACTCC GTCCCTCAGCTTCGCTGAGCAGCTTTACCACATTTCCTTCTTGTTCTACACGTGTATGGGGGGCACAGTGGGTGTGATTGCAGGCCATCTGGCCGGGTTCATATTTGGCCGAAATAAGGCCGGGGACATAGAGGATGAATTGCTGTCGCCCTGCATACGAAGGTTCCAGAAGGCCAGATACACCAGCGTCAACCTCAACGAGAAATCTATGAGGAGTTCTAACGAGAAatcataa
- the LOC108025186 gene encoding lipase 3, which yields MGRSTGSLLILAVLVVGVYSAALEGPIDFYKLYDNPEAHVSLKGKATTADRTAAHGYPSEHHHITTEDGYVLGVFRIPYSHKLQNQNAKRPIVLLQHGLGSCSDAWILQGPDDSLPYLLADAGYDVWMGNARGTSYSRNHTTLSPDHPLFWQFSWHEIAIYDISAIIDYALRTENGEGQEAIHYVGHSQGTTVFFALMSSIPAYNYKIKTAHLFAPVAIMKNLSSPLVRYLGPYLGHRNAYSILFGSQEFLPYNEFVMALFFNICLPNVIYRPVCESAMKSLYSGGRVNMTAMPEAMATHPSGCSTDQMLHYLQEQQSGYFRQFDHGTKKNLQVYGSEEPPEYPVELINSLVHLWYADSDDLAAVEDVEEIARRLPNKVMHHMADPEWNHGDFALNWEVREYVNEPVIAIMEEYELKNSGT from the exons ATGGGGCGATCTACGGGTAGTTTGCTCATCCTGGCTGTTTTGGTCGTGGGTGTTTATTCGGCGGCCTTAGAAGGACCCATTGACTTCTACAAACTGTACGATAATCCCGAGGCTCATGTTAGTCTCAAGGGTAAAGCAACCACG GCTGATCGCACGGCCGCACATGGATATCCTTCGGAGCACCATCATATCACAACCGAGGATGGTTACGTCCTGGGAGTATTCCGGATTCCCTACTCCCACAAGTTGCAGAACCAGAACGCAAAGCGACCCATTGTGCTGCTCCAACATGGTTTGGGCAGTTGCTCAGATGCCTGGATTTTGCAAGGACCTGATGACAGCCTTCCATACTTGCTGGCGGATGCGGGCTATGATGTGTGGATGGGCAATGCCCGGGGTACTTCCTATTCCAGAAACCACACCACTCTCTCCCCGGATCATCCACTTTTCTGGCAATTCAGTTGGCATGAGATCGCCATCTACGATATTTCGGCTATTATAGATTACGCCTTGAGGACGGAGAATGGTGAGGGTCAGGAGGCCATCCACTATGTGGGCCACTCGCAGGGCACTACGGTGTTCTTTGCCCTGATGTCCTCGATCCCCGCCTACAACTATAAGATTAAAACCGCCCACTTGTTTGCCCCCGTGGCCATTATGAAGAACCTGTCCAGCCCGTTGGTGCGCTACTTGGGTCCCTATTTGGGCCACAGGAATGCCTACTCGATCCTGTTTGGCTCCCAGGAGTTTTTGCCCTACAACGAGTTCGTCATGGCCttgtttttcaatatttgccTACCTAATGTCATCTACCGACCGGTGTGTGAAAGTGCCATGAAATCTCTGTACTCTGGAGGTCGTGTGAATATG ACTGCCATGCCAGAGGCCATGGCCACGCATCCTTCAGGTTGTTCCACCGACCAAATGTTGCATTATCTACAAGAGCAGCAGTCGGGCTACTTCCGCCAATTTGATCATGGAACCAAGAAGAACCTGCAGGTTTACGGATCCGAGGAACCTCCGGAGTACCCTGTCGAGCTGATAAATTCCCTGGTTCACCTGTGGTATGCGGATAGTGATGACCTTGCCGCCGTGGAGGATGTGGAGGAAATAGCCAGAAGGTTACCCAATAAGGTGATGCATCACATGGCGGATCCTGAGTGGAATCATGGGGATTTTGCCCTGAACTGGGAGGTCCGTGAATATGTCAACGAGCCTGTGATTGCCATCATGGAGGAGTACGAGCTGAAGAACAGCGGAACGTGA
- the LOC108025018 gene encoding lipase 3, producing MNRSPFVVFAALSIFLGTFVQGVPLPKEVDPAEVPNFYELFDNPEAHLSLTDGPDTIHFIGAHGYPVERHYVTTEDGYIVSLFRIPYSHNLKNQDEKKPIVFIQHGLFASSDFWTSIGPDDGLAFLLSDAGYDVWLGNARGNRYSRNHTSRSTSHPDFWRYSWHEIGYFDIAAAIDYTLSTENGKDQEGIHYVGHSQGTSVFFVLMSSRPEYNRKIKTAHMLAPVAFMDHMEDVMVNTLSPYLGFNNVYSTLFSSQEFLPYNDFVLALMYSVCLPGSIVSSFCSSSEETAVSKSRKNTTADSVVSGVMPAGVSTDQILHYMQEHQSGHFRQFDFGTNKNLKTYGTEAPPDYPTELITSEMHLWYGDNDEMSAVEDVLRVAETLPNKVMHHLEDPLWDHMDFATNWEVRQYINEPIIAIMNEYEAK from the exons ATGAATAGGTCTCCCTTCGTTGTCTTTGCTGCCCTGAGCATTTTTCTGGGGACATTTGTCCAAGGTGTCCCACTTCCTAAGGAAGTAGATCCTGCGGAGGTCCCCAACTTCTATGAACTCTTTGATAATCCCGAAGCTCACTTGTCCTTGACCGATGGTCCTGATACG ATTCATTTCATCGGAGCCCATGGCTACCCAGTAGAGCGGCATTATGTGACCACTGAGGACGGCTACATAGTCAGCCTCTTCCGGATTCCCTATTCCCACAATCTGAAGAACCAGGATGAAAAGAAACCCATAGTTTTTATCCAGCACGGCCTGTTTGCCAGCTCGGATTTTTGGACTAGTATAGGACCGGATGATGGCCTTGCTTTTCTGCTTTCCGATGCCGGCTATGATGTTTGGCTGGGCAATGCTCGTGGCAACAGATACTCCAGGAACCACACATCCCGCTCCACAAGTCATCCGGACTTCTGGCGCTACAGTTGGCATGAGATTGGATACTTCGACATTGCCGCTGCCATTGATTACACTCTTTCCACGGAGAATGGGAAGGATCAGGAGGGAATCCACTATGTGGGTCACTCGCAGGGAACATCTGTCTTTTTTGTCCTGATGTCTTCAAGGCCAGAATACAACCGGAAGATCAAGACAGCACATATGCTGGCTCCTGTGGCCTTTATGGATCACATGGAGGATGTGATGGTCAATACCCTGTCTCCTTATCTGGGCTTCAACAACGTTTATTCCACGCTGTTCTCTTCCCAAGAGTTTTTGCCCTACAACGACTTTGTTCTGGCTCTCATGTACAGTGTTTGTCTTCCTGGATCGATTGTTTCCAGTTTTTGCAGCAGCAGTGAAGAAACAGCTGTTtcgaaaagcagaaaaaacacG ACCGCCGACTCTGTGGTATCCGGGGTAATGCCCGCTGGTGTGTCCACGGATCAGATCCTGCACTACATGCAGGAGCACCAATCGGGGCATTTTCGTCAGTTTGACTTCGGCACCAATAAGAATCTGAAGACGTATGGAACCGAAGCACCACCCGATTATCCCACCGAACTCATCACAAGCGAGATGCACCTTTGGTATGGGGATAATGATGAGATGTCTGCTGTAGAAGACGTCCTCAGGGTGGCCGAAACTCTGCCCAACAAGGTCATGCACCACTTGGAGGACCCACTGTGGGATCACATGGACTTTGCCACCAACTGGGAAGTGCGCCAGTACATCAATGAGCCGATAATAGCCATTATGAACGAGTACGAGGCTAAGTGA